A window of Chryseobacterium sp. IHB B 17019 genomic DNA:
GTTCAGAAAAAGCAGACGACACCGTTTACCAATCCTATTATTTGGGCAGATGCTCCGGATTTATCGGTTACCAGAAACGGTGACGATTTTTACCTTATCAGTACCACCATGCACTTAATGCCGGGAGCTCCGGTGATGCATTCGAAAGATCTGGTACATTGGGAAATGGCAAGCTACGTCTTCAATACATTGAATGATAATTCCAAATATGATTTGATCGACGGAACGGTCTACGGCCGCGGACAATGGGCATCTTCCATCCGCTATCATAAAGGAAAATATTACGTTTTGTTCTCCCCGAATGATGAGCCTTTCAAATCCTATTTCTATGTAACGGACAATCCGGAAACCGGCAATTGGAAACTCATAACCAGAACCAGACATTTTCACGATGCATCTTTGTTTTTTGATGATGATGACAAAGTTTATGTTTTTACATCCAATAAAGTTTTTGAATTAAGTCCTGATTTTAAACAAATCATCGGAAATCCTGAAGGAACGGTAGTTTTTCAGAAAGATTCTTCGGAAACCGGACTTCTTGAAGGCAATCAGATCATTAAAAGAAACGGAAAATATTATATGATGATGATTTCCTGGCCTAAGGGTGGAAAACGCCGCCAGGTAGTTTACAGAGCCGATAAAGTAACCGGGCCTTACGAGAAAAAAGTTATTCTGGAAGACAATTTTCTTGGGTTCTCTTACGCCGGTCAGGGTGCTTTGATCGATGATAAAAACGGCAACTGGTATTCGCTTATTTTTCAGGATAGAGGCGGAGTAGGGCGTGTTCCGATTCTGATTCCTGTACAATGGGAAAACGACTGGCCGGTTTTGGGTGATAACGGGAAAGTCCCTTTGAATGGTGAAGTTCCGCTTCCTCCGTTTAAACCTAAAAATAACATCGTAGAAAGTGATGAATTTTCAGATAAAAAATTAAAAATCCAGTGGCAATGGAACCATAATCCCATAAACGAAGCCTGGTCTTTGTCTGACCGAAAAGGATTTATGAGACTGAAAACGAGCCGTGTGGTGGACAATCTTTACGCCGCTCCGAATACGTTGACGCAAAGAATGACCGGACCGAAATCCAGTGCTGTTGTTGCTTTAGATTTAAAAGGTATGAAAGACGGCGATGTTGCTGGTTTAAGTGCATTTAATGGGGATTCCGGGTTGATTTCAGTTATAAAAGAAGGCAATCAGAAATTTCTTACGTTTTCTACCAATGAAGTCAGTCTTGATAATAAAACAAAAGCCATTTTAAGTGTTAAAAAGGAAGAAAAGAAGCGTATTCTGTTAACTTCAGATACAATTTATCTTCGTATTGAAGCTGATTTTAACCTTGGAAAAGACTTGGCAGATTTTTCTTACAGCACCGACCAAAAAAACTGGACAGTTATGGAAAAAGGATATAAAATGATTTTCGATTACAGGAGGTTATTTATGGGATCTAAATTCGCGGTTTTTAATTACGCCACAAAAAGTACAGGAGGCTTTGTAGATGTTGATTTTTTCAGAATAACGGATCCTTCAATCAAAAAATAATACGGTAAATATTACATAAAATGATGAAATAATTACCGACCGTTATTTTTTTATCCAAATTAATAAGTGTTAAAAATACAAATAAAAAATTTATGAATAAATCAGTTGTATTAGCTTTAGGTTTTATCTTGTCAGGAATGTTTATTTCTGCACAAAACTTTGATAAACAGGCACCGCAGGGTTTTGATGTTGAAAAGAAAGAAATTCCTCACGGGAAAATTGATACCGTAACCTATGAATCAAAAACGGTAGGAACGCAAAGAAAAGCTTTGATTTATACACCTCCGGGGTATAAAAAAGGCAATAAATATCCGGTTTTGTACCTTCTTCATGGCATTGGCGGAGACGAAAAAGAATGGTTCAGAAACGGAACACCTCAGATTATTCTTGACAATCTTTATGCTCAGGGGAAACTGACGCCAATGATTGTCGTTTTACCCAATGGCAGAGCGATGAAAGACGACAGAGCGACCGGTGATATTATGGCAAAAGACAAGGTGGAAGCATTTGCAACCTTTGAAAAAGATTTGCTGAACGACCTGATTCCTTTTATCGAAAAAAAATATCCCGTAAAAAAAGACCGGGAAAACAGAGCGATTGCCGGACTGTCAATGGGTGGCGGACAAGCCCTTAATTTTGGATTGGGAAATATCGACAAATTTGCCTGGGTGGGAGGCTTTTCTTCTGCCCCAAATACCAAAGAACCTCAAAAGTTACTCCCAGATCCTGCCAAGGCAAAAGAATTAAAACTGCTTTGGATTTCCTGCGGTGATCAGGACAGACTGATGCCCTTCAGCAAAAGGACAAGTGACTATCTCACGGAAAATAATATTCCACACATTTTTTATGTAGAGCCGGGCGGTCACGATTTCAAAGTCTGGAAGAATGATCTGTACCTGTTTTCTCAATTGCTTTTTAAGAAGGTTGACCAGCAGGCAATTTCGGCTCAGTTAAAATCTGAAAAATAAAGCGGTCTGAAAAATTAATTCAAATCATGATAACAAGAATGAATTTTAAGAAAATAAAAGCATACATCACCACGATCACATTGGTGTCCATAACTGGGCAATATGCGAACGCGCAGTCATACAAAAAAACTGATACAGGACTAAGTTTTTCTACTGCTGATATGAATGTGGAAGTGAAATTTTACGGTCTGCATACGGTCCGGATCATCAAATATCCAGCAGGAAAATCATTCATCAAAAACAGTTTATCTGTTATTAAACATGAACAAAAAACAAAATTCTCTGTTACAGAAAATAAAGATGTTATAGTAATAAAAACGAATGATTTACAAGTATCCGTTAATACAAAAAACGGAGAAATAGCTTACACCACAGTATCCGGAAAACAGCTTCTGAAGGAAAAAGGAAGTGATTTTAAACCTTTTAATGATGCCGGAAATCCTACTTATTCTGTAACCCAGTTTTTTCAGTTGGAAAAAGACGAGCCGATTTATGGTTTGGGAATTCTTCAAAACGGTAAATTATCCCAACGGAATCAGGACATCAGAATGGTGCAAAACAATACATGGGATTTTGTGCCTTTTTTCCAGTCTGTAAAAGGTTACGGCATTTTTTGGGATAATTATTCGCCAACTCAGTTTACCGATAAACCAGACAAAACATCATTCTCTTCGGAAGTTGGAGAGGGTGTTGATTATTATTTTATCTACGGAAAAAATGCCGATGGCGTCATTGCCGGAATGAGAAATCTGACAGGGAATGTCCCGATGTTCCCACTATGGACTTACGGCTTTTGGCAAAGTAAAGAACGCTACAAAAGTCAGGATGAAATTGTTGATGTCGTAAAAAAATACCGTGATCTGAAAGTTCCTTTAGATGGAATTATTCAGGATTGGCAGTATTGGGGAAATAATTACCAGTGGAATGCGATGGATTTTATCAGCCCGGATTTTCCTGATGCCAAAAAAATGATTAATGATATCCACGGG
This region includes:
- a CDS encoding glycoside hydrolase family 43 protein; translated protein: MKIKKSFYIVSFYGFIGLNLLSAQVNPVQKKQTTPFTNPIIWADAPDLSVTRNGDDFYLISTTMHLMPGAPVMHSKDLVHWEMASYVFNTLNDNSKYDLIDGTVYGRGQWASSIRYHKGKYYVLFSPNDEPFKSYFYVTDNPETGNWKLITRTRHFHDASLFFDDDDKVYVFTSNKVFELSPDFKQIIGNPEGTVVFQKDSSETGLLEGNQIIKRNGKYYMMMISWPKGGKRRQVVYRADKVTGPYEKKVILEDNFLGFSYAGQGALIDDKNGNWYSLIFQDRGGVGRVPILIPVQWENDWPVLGDNGKVPLNGEVPLPPFKPKNNIVESDEFSDKKLKIQWQWNHNPINEAWSLSDRKGFMRLKTSRVVDNLYAAPNTLTQRMTGPKSSAVVALDLKGMKDGDVAGLSAFNGDSGLISVIKEGNQKFLTFSTNEVSLDNKTKAILSVKKEEKKRILLTSDTIYLRIEADFNLGKDLADFSYSTDQKNWTVMEKGYKMIFDYRRLFMGSKFAVFNYATKSTGGFVDVDFFRITDPSIKK
- a CDS encoding alpha/beta hydrolase → MNKSVVLALGFILSGMFISAQNFDKQAPQGFDVEKKEIPHGKIDTVTYESKTVGTQRKALIYTPPGYKKGNKYPVLYLLHGIGGDEKEWFRNGTPQIILDNLYAQGKLTPMIVVLPNGRAMKDDRATGDIMAKDKVEAFATFEKDLLNDLIPFIEKKYPVKKDRENRAIAGLSMGGGQALNFGLGNIDKFAWVGGFSSAPNTKEPQKLLPDPAKAKELKLLWISCGDQDRLMPFSKRTSDYLTENNIPHIFYVEPGGHDFKVWKNDLYLFSQLLFKKVDQQAISAQLKSEK